Within Schumannella luteola, the genomic segment GCCGATGCCCCACGAACCCCGCCCGACGGCCGCGGCTCCTGGCCCGGATGTCGCCGATACTGGCCGCGCCGCCCGACGCGGCCATCGGCGCCCCTCACCTCGAGCCCGGCCAGTATTCGCGGCCGAGGTCCGACTGCTCGCGGCGCCGACGCGCGGACCACCGATGCTCTCCGCGGTGCACGAGTGCGAGGATCTGAGCCTCGAACGGCGCCCACTCGTCGAAGACTCGGCGCGAGCCGGCATGCAGCACGAGGGCACCTCGCGCGACCAGCTCGGCGTCTCGTCGCCGGTCTCGCTCCCGAGTTTCTGGGGTCGAGTGCCAACGGTCGCCGTCCAGCTCGATCACGAGTCGGTCGCCGACCACCAGATCGACACGTCCGACGCCCGGGACGACGACCTGCGGCCGCGCGACGATGCCGCGTGACCGCAGGCGGATCCGCGCGAGCGTCTCGAGCCCGGACTCGCTGCGTGCATCGCTCACGGCGAGCGCACGGATGCCGTTGCGGGTGAGGAGAGTCCGGGCGAGGGCGGGTCGTGTGACGGCGCGCAGATGACGAGCGGAGTCGACGCAGCAGACGAGATCTTCGAACGACATGCACTGCGCCGCGCAGGCGAGCGCCGTCAGCACGTCGTCCACGCCGTCGACCGCGCGACCAGCGATCCGGTGCCGGATCGGCTCACCGACGCGGCTTCGGCGCACACGATCGCTCGGACTGACTCGCCAGTGCGCCGTGGCGAGTCGTACCCAGATCCCGTGCCGCTCGAGCGCTGCCCCGCAACTCAGCGAACAGTATCCGGACACCGCGGCCTCGACGGGCGGGTCGAGTTCTCCGACGGCATAGTGACCGATCCGAAGCCGTCGGACACCGCCGGCGGCCACCTGGTGTCGCAGCTCCGCGGTCGAGACGCCCTCAGCAGCGAAGTCGCGCGTGCGGACGATGCGTGTCATGCCGTCATCGTCATGCTCGTGTGCGCCCTCGATCGGCGCGTGTCCTCGATCGGTGCAGTTCGCGTGCGGCGAGCCCGTGTGGGGGAGAGGCGGACACTGCGCGCGGCTACTGGCGACACGATGGGGCAGCTTCGCCGGTGGGTCTGCATGGGTGACTGAGCAGTATCGCGCGAGACCGCCAGCAGAATCGGCGACGACGCCAGTATCCGCAGACGGGCGGGTAGGCGGGAACGCGAGGGGGCGAAGAGGCGGGAACGCGGGTCGCGGGGACGCCTTCGGGCCTCGCCCAGGACCACGGTCGGGCGGCGTGGAGGGGCCGCTCGTTAGCCTGGGAGCGTGACGACAGACTGGGACTGGACCGCCTTCTGGGCCGACCCGTGGCCGCAGCTCGGGAACTTCCTCGTGCACAAGCCGTTGAGCGTGCTGATCATCGTCGTGGTGGCGGTGCTGCTGCGGCTCGTGGCGACCTTCATCATCAAGCGCGTCGTGAACCAGATCGTCAACGGCGTCAAGAAGAAGCAGAACGTCACCGACACGGCCGCCCTCGGGATCGCGGTCTCGCCGCTCGCGGCCGTGCGCACGGTGCAGCGCACCCGCGCGATCGGGTCGGTGCTGACGAACGTCGTGACGGCCGGCATCGTGATCGTGGCCGCGATCCTCGTCGTCAACACCCTCAACGAGAACGCCACTGCCGCCTTCTCGCTCATCACGGCGGCGCTCGGCGCCGGCCTCGGCTTCGGCGCGCAGAACATCGTCAAAGACGTGCTCAACGGCCTGTTCATGGTCATCGAAGACCAGCTCGGGGTCGGGGATGTGGTGGATCTCGGTCCGGCGACCGGCGTGGTCGAGGCGGTCGGCATCCGCGTGACCCAGATCCGCGACGTGAACGGCATGCTCTGGTACGTGCGCAACGGCGAGATCCTGCGCGTCGGCAACGTGTCGCAGGGCTGGTCGCGCGTCATCCTCGACCTGGCGATCCCCTACGAGGCGGATGTGCCGCTCGTGCAGGAGGCGCTGCTCGACACCGCCGTGCACATGCAGCAGGAGCCGAAGTGGAAGCGCCTGTTCCTCGAGAAGCCCGAGATGTGGGGCATCGAGTCGATCTCGGCCGAGGCGGTCGTGCTGCGGCTCGTCGCGAAGACCCGGCCGGGCTCGAAGGAGGATGTGGCGCGCGAGCTGCGCCTGCGTCTCAAGCGCACCCTCGACGAGATGGATGTGCGCACCCCCTCGCTCAACGCGATCACCCTGTCGGGCATGGAGGGCGCCGCGTCGATCCGCGGAGCGAACCCGCCGAAGACGGCTCCGCTGCCGACCCAGGCGACGCCGACGCAGAAGCCCGCGACAGCGAACCCGCGGCGCGGTGCGAAGCCGGTCGTGGATGCGGCCGGGCGCGACGCCGATGGCGAGACCGGCAGCGCTGACAGCGCCGACGAGACCGGAGCCCCGCGCGACACCGCCTCCGGCACCCCCGCATCCGGGGCGTCGGGCGCCCCCACCAGCCCGCGCATCCCCCGCACGCCCCGTGCCCCGCGCTCCCCCGAGAAGGACGATTGATGGCCGAGGACTCGCTCACCCTGCGCTCGAGCTCCGGCGGCGAGCCGGTCGGAGGCAGCTTCTGGCAGCAGGTCGGCGGCCGCCCGACCTTCGAGAAGCTGGTGCGCCGCTTCTACGAGGGCATCGCGGATGACGATGTGCTGCGCCCGATGTACCCGGAGGACGACATGGAGGGCGCCATCCAGC encodes:
- a CDS encoding mechanosensitive ion channel domain-containing protein, with translation MTTDWDWTAFWADPWPQLGNFLVHKPLSVLIIVVVAVLLRLVATFIIKRVVNQIVNGVKKKQNVTDTAALGIAVSPLAAVRTVQRTRAIGSVLTNVVTAGIVIVAAILVVNTLNENATAAFSLITAALGAGLGFGAQNIVKDVLNGLFMVIEDQLGVGDVVDLGPATGVVEAVGIRVTQIRDVNGMLWYVRNGEILRVGNVSQGWSRVILDLAIPYEADVPLVQEALLDTAVHMQQEPKWKRLFLEKPEMWGIESISAEAVVLRLVAKTRPGSKEDVARELRLRLKRTLDEMDVRTPSLNAITLSGMEGAASIRGANPPKTAPLPTQATPTQKPATANPRRGAKPVVDAAGRDADGETGSADSADETGAPRDTASGTPASGASGAPTSPRIPRTPRAPRSPEKDD